The following coding sequences lie in one Biomphalaria glabrata chromosome 18, xgBioGlab47.1, whole genome shotgun sequence genomic window:
- the LOC106074667 gene encoding thioredoxin-like protein 1 isoform X2, whose amino-acid sequence MSQVRQITNDTDFSTELNNAGIKLVVADYFATWCGPCRAIAPAFAEMSTKYPKAVFLKIDVDQCQDTAQREGVSAMPTFIFYRNKVKVDMMRGADATLLEEKIKKWYTEDEGEEGDSPVKGHLDLSSFISKAASECLNESDEHKLEHCLSNKKGYLESDCDEQLIINVGFNQAVKLHSLKLHCLDENGPKNVKLFINQPTTLDFDSADSMESIQMLELKPEDLKEGAIIPLKYVKLQNVLSLTLFVKDNQNGADTTRIDYLGFIGSPTNTTNMAEFKRVAGKKGESH is encoded by the exons ATGTCTCAGGTACGACAAATAACAAATGACACTGACTTCTCCACAGAGCTGAATAATGCAGGGATTAAGCTTGTTGTTGCAGATTACTTTGCTACATG GTGTGGTCCCTGTCGTGCTATTGCTCCAGCTTTTGCAGAGATGAGCACAAAATATCCCAAGGCCGTATTTCTCAAGATAGATGTTGATCAATGTCag GATACAGCTCAAAGAGAAGGTGTGTCTGCCATGCCCACATTTATATTTTACCGCAACAAGGTGAAGGTGGACATGATGCGGGGAGCAGACGCTACTCTCCttgaagagaaaataaaaaagtggtACACAGAAGATGAAGGAGAAGAAGGTGACAGCCCGGTCAAAGGTCAT TTGGATTTATCATCATTTATAAGTAAAGCTGCTAGTGAGTGTTTGAATGAATCAGATGAACACAAACTTGAACACTGTCTGTCTAACAAGAAAGGTTACCTTGAATCTGACTGTGATGAGCAG CTGATCATCAATGTTGGGTTCAACCAAGCTGTAAAGTTACATTCGTTAAAACTTCATTGTCTGGATG AAAATGGTCCGAAAAATGTGAAGCTTTTCATCAATCAGCCAACTACCTTAGATTTTGACTCTGCAGATTCCATGGAGTCTATACAGATGCTGGA GTTGAAGCCAGAAGACTTGAAAGAAGGAGCAATCATTCCTCTCAAATATGTCAAGTTACAGAATGTCTTGAGCTTAACA TTATTTGTAAAAGACAATCAAAATGGTGCTGACACAACTCGCATTGATTATCTAGGTTTCATAGGATCTCCAACCAACACCACCAACATGGCAGAGTTCAAAAGG gtgGCTGGCAAGAAAGGAGAAAGTCACTGA
- the LOC106074667 gene encoding thioredoxin-like protein 1 isoform X1: protein MSQVRQITNDTDFSTELNNAGIKLVVADYFATWCGPCRAIAPAFAEMSTKYPKAVFLKIDVDQCQDTAQREGVSAMPTFIFYRNKVKVDMMRGADATLLEEKIKKWYTEDEGEEGDSPVKGHLDLSSFISKAASECLNESDEHKLEHCLSNKKGYLESDCDEQLIINVGFNQAVKLHSLKLHCLDENGPKNVKLFINQPTTLDFDSADSMESIQMLELKPEDLKEGAIIPLKYVKLQNVLSLTLFVKDNQNGADTTRIDYLGFIGSPTNTTNMAEFKRVYHVLAFIILLLCLTLLFLKL, encoded by the exons ATGTCTCAGGTACGACAAATAACAAATGACACTGACTTCTCCACAGAGCTGAATAATGCAGGGATTAAGCTTGTTGTTGCAGATTACTTTGCTACATG GTGTGGTCCCTGTCGTGCTATTGCTCCAGCTTTTGCAGAGATGAGCACAAAATATCCCAAGGCCGTATTTCTCAAGATAGATGTTGATCAATGTCag GATACAGCTCAAAGAGAAGGTGTGTCTGCCATGCCCACATTTATATTTTACCGCAACAAGGTGAAGGTGGACATGATGCGGGGAGCAGACGCTACTCTCCttgaagagaaaataaaaaagtggtACACAGAAGATGAAGGAGAAGAAGGTGACAGCCCGGTCAAAGGTCAT TTGGATTTATCATCATTTATAAGTAAAGCTGCTAGTGAGTGTTTGAATGAATCAGATGAACACAAACTTGAACACTGTCTGTCTAACAAGAAAGGTTACCTTGAATCTGACTGTGATGAGCAG CTGATCATCAATGTTGGGTTCAACCAAGCTGTAAAGTTACATTCGTTAAAACTTCATTGTCTGGATG AAAATGGTCCGAAAAATGTGAAGCTTTTCATCAATCAGCCAACTACCTTAGATTTTGACTCTGCAGATTCCATGGAGTCTATACAGATGCTGGA GTTGAAGCCAGAAGACTTGAAAGAAGGAGCAATCATTCCTCTCAAATATGTCAAGTTACAGAATGTCTTGAGCTTAACA TTATTTGTAAAAGACAATCAAAATGGTGCTGACACAACTCGCATTGATTATCTAGGTTTCATAGGATCTCCAACCAACACCACCAACATGGCAGAGTTCAAAAGG GTCTACCATGTACTGGCCTTCATCATATTGCTTCTTTGCTTAACTCTTCTATTCCTGAAATTATGA